AATagtttaacaataatttattgaatttaaattttttaacgcTGTCTGGGCTTGGGGAGCAAACTGGTTATTgtgttacgaaaaatgtaatcgaATTGACAAAACGCCATCTGCAGTAAGACTGCTAAACTACGACTCCTGCATGTGAAGTAAGTGcgacacgagagatggcgctaaTAACAGCTAATATTTTCAAGTTTCTCTCTAAtcgagtattttattttatttatgaaagaaattttacttcaaCTGTGTGCTCACAATCATGTTTTGGTGTAATAACAGtcttataaacaataaaatgagTGGGGCATAAAAATAAGTGTAcattataaaaagttatacatTATAAGAAAAGTGTATGTTATAAGGAAATAGGTCAAATTATCACAAGTAATGTGGCAGGTGAAAACtgtattatttaaacttttatcaCTTTCTGATAAGTgtccctcattcgcacgagttttttaacgggcgttaaaaaagcgttcaaatacggCAAATgaattcccaagtatatgtacACTCTAcagcgttttttttaaattcgacGCTTTTTCTCGAGCTgttttgtattttcaattttgggcgttagattataatttaaattcatactatttttgaacgcttttttaacgtccgttaaaaaactctcgtgcgaattagAGCTAACAGTAGGTTTTGTCACTTTCTAACGTATGTCAAATGGCAAAGAAAAATCTAGAAGACTCTTATTCAAAGGTAGTGTAGctctatttctatttataatagCACTAGCTGACTGACCCATTACCTtaaaaatacgggaataaaatactaCCGAATGTTACACGccgataatgtaactttccattggtcaaagaaaaaaaaactttaaaatcggtctagtagtttcagagcatatttaatgcaaacaatcaaaatgtttttacccgactgcaagaagggttatgtttttcgcgcgtatcttgtgtgtatgtttgtaatattctttattacctcatatcttccaactCGCTGGAcgaattttcgtaattaagatgttagatttgtcttaataacccaagtgttcttagatcaCATAAacttcgaaacgtcaggtaataatgtaatatcataagataatggtgatagtaATTGTTCGAAaagttaaaacttaatttacgAAGGTTTCAATCGCGCCTTGttccaagaagagcccacaacaaactcggccagattttattttatttgtaaaataaagtataatacCTATTGACGTTACTCAGCGCATGCGCGCGCATCGCCAAGCCAGTGACGacttaaatcctaaaactttgaGATTTAATCGGCTGAAGTGTGATTTTgtagtcggtttaatttttttgtttaaaaaatattttatttctctgtttttagtgtttcctagcatagtgaacgatagCGACACAGAACGGtaattttcgttattttaattttaatacagaattactgaaccgatttttatgaaaagtttatgagggaaaaataaaaaaaaacatacgcgtcgaattgcgaacctcctccttttgttGATTTCGGTTAAAAACGTGCAGGACAGTGCCGTGTGAATGTAGCCTAATTTGTAGACAACATACAAAATAGTTTCATGATGACACATTGAGtagctaaataataaataagtaagtaagaaaCGAGTTAACTTTCATATTTAAGTATATGAAACTTAGTAAACGTTTTAGCAATAATTAATGCTGAAGTAGAAGTTGCAgaaaattattctttttattagaAAACTCGATGAGAATAGGTAGACGTAAGTAAGGGAGTATTTATCATACATTATCTAGTGGGACACACATATTTATATTCGTTTTAGTAATTTCTTATCTCAGAATGAATGAAATGTTACCTTTAGTAATGTTTTAGTGTgtaatttaattcaataaaaatgaaataaagagcagtgatagcctagtggatatgacctctgcctccgattccggagggtgtgggttcgaatccggtcccgggcatgcacctccaacttttcagttgtgtgcattttaagaaattaaatatcacgtgtctcaatcggtgaaggaaaacatcgtgaggaaacctgcataccagagaattatcttcattctctgcgtgtgtgaaagtctgccaatccgcattgggccagcgtggtggactattggcctaacccctctcattctgagaggagactcgagctcagcagtgagccgaatatgggttgatgacgacgttcTCGTCTATCTGTTTATTGGTTTTATTTCTTtgctatttataatttactagcggacgcccgcgacttcgtccgcgtgaaactcgatgtaaactttcaacttcctctaccctacccctaccctactcttaggggattaaaaaatagatgttggactattctcatagataccggataagcacaaaaaatttcatcaaaatcggtcaagtcgtttcggaggagtatggcaacgaaaactgtgacacgagaaatttatatattagattaattCATATTATGTAACCATACTAGGGACGATGAGTCCTAAGAAcacgattcctatcgggttacctgttaaaaatccatacattcaTACTCCTTAATGTAactataacacatttgctcatACAGTGTCCGAACGGTacatttttaaatcttagcaaataccacagattaaagaatattagatagcagatagagcgcacggaacacgactaTGTCGTAGCCGTTTACTAATTtctaaaatgcaataaaataaaataaaatttcaataagatAAGAAgcgtcagtaattttcaatactatatattcaagagaaataaattgtaaaagaaaaaagttttaaatattttaataactgtttacaaaaaataaagagatAAGATACACTGCGCCTGGCCCGACaccccgacacgcacttggccggtatTTTCCCTATCTGCATCCAAAGAGTTTAAAGTCACTACGTGTCTACATCGAGCTACTTTTTGgggtaaaaaaaactgtaagtgTATACCTAGCTGCAACCCCCGGCGTCACAGTCCAAACCCGGCGTCGTTTCGTGTTGCTATACCTTTTTCATAGAGGAACTGGATAAGGAGATGCATCGcatccaaattcaccaacaggaaaaacgacaaaaaaatatctatatatttttttgaatttgccGGGTAATTTCAGTCTTTATTTTCACTAGCCATACTTCTGTCTTCTACTACAAAGTGGTCTGTgcaaagaatataattattacccCAAGGAGGAAACCCTTTAaatcacaaacggctaaaaagataacGGTGTAAATACCTTCATTTGTAGTCTGTGGTTAATACGTTACTCtgttatacaattattattaatctgtggtagTACCATATTTATCTGTGAAgttgtttaaatttttcacCTCAAAGTACAAACgtcaatttttcattttgtaaatattgcaAAAGTAGGTTTTGCTAATAATTCATTAACATGTCTTTTTTAACTCGAGCGAACTGTTTAGCCaaaaatgtaatattgtcaacATTCGTACGATCTATATCAACAACAAAACATTTACAACTTAAAGAATGTACGTAATAAGTTTATTATATCAATCACTAACATAACCTGCaacttttttcaattttactaatttattttcagtgcaTGAACGTAAAGAAGGATCTACATTAATTGTGGAAGGAGTGACAGTGCCTTCTCCGCATACAGAGCTGTTAATACGAGCGGAGAAAATCAAAGATTTAGCTCCTGTCGAAAAGACAGAGCATACTTGCTATATGTGTGCTTTGGACCTAGATGTTAAGCATACAGACGTCTTGATCTTAAGCCAGTTTGTAAGAACAGACGGTTGTATGTTGCCGCGGCGTATCACAGGGCTCTGCCGTCGGCAACAGAAGAAAGTTGGAAAAATGGTTTCAATGGCTCAGAAAGCGGGTTTGTCTACTTTTTAGTAATAGATTGTGTATAAACTGTCTATTGGTGATTTctgtttttaaacaataaatgtatattattacttttttattgatatagcacacacatttttatataaattactaaaaatgcatgttttcatataaatttcAGCAATGCTAAAATACACCATTGTGTagctttattttaaaagttgtagACATCAGATTAGTCATGAACTCAtacctgtataatattataaagactaaagtttgcatgtttgtttgcattgaagaggttctgaaactactggaccaacttgaaaaattctttcattaatCAAAAGCGACTTTGTTAGTGAGTAACATACTAATTCTaatcctgtattcctacaggaacaggaTCTACATGGGTAAAgccgcgggggggggggggggggtctgGATGATTGCCTATTTGTATGCCCTTTAATAATCAAAGATTCTAAGTCtatgtaattatgtaaactTAATTTTGCAGGTCTAATGATCAACTTGACACCATCATACTGTAAAAAGGATCCAAGGCAGAGATATGCATACAAAAAGTTCAATACATACTTTGATGAAAACACTATATTCATGAAGAAAATACCCAAGCCTGTTGATAAATTTAAGCGATGAATTAATTAGTACattaataatgtataataaatttatctataaatattgtgagatttaataaactttgctagaatgtattattaattttattaacattcattcaacattcattcattaatagtTACGTCATTGGTTTGAATCCCAAGGACTTGTTCCACTCACTCCTAAGGCTCCTTACACATTTTCGATATTTAGCACACAAACCatggttataataaaaatgggTAAGTATTTATagatgatagcccagtagatagagcagtgatagcccagtggatatgacctctgcctccgattccggagggtgtgggttcgaatccggttcggggcatacacctccaacttttcagttttgtgcattttaagaaattaaatatcacgtgtctcaatcggtgaaggaaaacatcgtgaggaaacctgcataccagagaattatcttcattctctgcgtgtgtgaagtctgccaatccgcattgggccagcgtggtggactattggcctaacccctctcattctgagaggagactcgagctcagcagtgagccgaatatgggttgatgacgacgaagtatttataaataaaatgacacaattttcattattttccttgtttattgagacaaatatcttagcaatccatggattcactacACTCTGCAGGTGCCGGGTTTATCACATGgcgaagaaaaaaacatttgttttttttgggtTTCACCGCCTTCATCACGCTGCTTGTAATGGCCtactctgtatgatctttactctgtggtGGTAATGTatggggagtattttccataacttcaatgTGTTGACGAGACCACATAAGTATAGAAACTACAAATAACTaacattttttaactaaaaaaaaaaggttttatgttttcacatagtaattcaaataattctgaccaagttagtgatgttatgattcaagccgtttaaatcatagaggtttaggattttcagacagttctttcagaaacggcaaataattaattaactcagcactaacttggtacgccttcaaattgatcataaggtagcacatacgatgatTACGATgttcagtgttaccaactctccaaaatatttatccctaaagttggtgtcaaaaacccctaaaatcgccttaattattgagtcgtccccctaaaaaatacaaaattcataataatttagaaataatatactgtcatatgtttcaaaagtctatatttaatacagacaaaatactacgtctttatctgaagattcagattttttgaaatcatacttgttgacaatgaataaatttactaattttttttattcgatgaaaattgcctccaattgcctcagagtggtaacttattatatatgtcgttataagtcgctaggccaagaaagaaatattaaaattatcatcaatttaaaaataataaagaatcaaaaatccctgaaaatacccctaaaaatttcagacccctaaaaaaatcccatttcacttatttgccccctaaatctggggggaaaacccctaagttgggaaccctgacgatgttgtttttcgctttttttgTTGAAAGTTGAAACATTTTTGACTTCATTCAGTATTTTGTCACTGCCATCTAACGGTCAGTGCTTACACTACGTTACTATAAATAACTCGCTGGAGTCCTTCCTAGCTTATCCTTGTATCATGGTTCAACAAAATATTGACAGATGGCGCAAATTAAACTGTTAATGTTAAGTGGAAGTTAAACTGTTAAATGGAATAAAGaggaaaataatgattttaaacgtAATTCATTATTATGGGCGTTATGACTATAATTATTGTGTTGgtacttgtaaatattattaatagattaaaataataacaataataataaaatattaatttcgtttatttttgttactgcCACCTAGCGGTGCAAGCGTACACTACGTCGCAATGAAGATTCTTTTCTTGGTTTCTCTTCTTTTCTTTATTGTAGTTTACAATATTACTAATAGATGGACAGTTCCGTTGTAGTATCAAACACAGCaaatagatggcgctactaaaattaaaataaaggtctattttgacattttaatttatgtttatattatttttaccaatACGTCCGGACGTCCACTAGGCATAgtaaagtataattaattactaCTGTAACTCTAATATTCTAACTATtcaattattcatattaataactATTCATTCAGTGTTTCGTCACTGCCATCTAGCGATCAGTGCTTATACTGCGTTTCTATAAATACCTCGCTGGATTCCTTACTCGCATATCCTTGTATCAAAGTTCAGCAAAATACTGACAGATGGCGCAAATTAAACTGTTAGAAATAAagaagaaattatattttagtgattttaaaactaatcaattaataagagcGTTAAGACTCAAATTATTGTGTTGATACTAGTAAATATTGTCGAtagattaaatgaaaaataataataataaaaaataaatttattactgCCACCTAGCGGTGCATGCATACACGACGTCGCAGTGATGATTCTATTCTTGGTTTCTCTTCTTTCCTCTATTGTGATTTACAATATTACTAGTAGATGGTGCCACTAGTACAGTGTCGTGGTAGTATCAAACACAGcaaatagatggcgctgttaaaGGTCTATTtgtacattttcatttttttaaatgttatagcAATGTATACAACACTCACGAAAAAGTCGAGGACGTCCACTAGGTCACATTATACAAACAATAGACTAGGTATAgtaaagtataattaataattatttaaaaaattcaataaaaaaattttaaccgatttaaaaaacttaaaacatacTTAAGTACTGCAAGTATTGTGAGGCAGTTCCCTCACTCTGAAACCCGAAATACCGATTCCTTGGAAACTCCAATCCCACTACGGCAGTTCtcgatttttgttatttcgttatagtattttgtatttctatTGAGAGTAGAAACTACCTCAACGCTTTACTTGCGAGGAGTGCAATTTAGTTCATAGTTAATTAAAGGTTTCACAATAAAATAGAtatctatgtatttataaataaaacaacattgaCACATACTAGTTCATtattttcgttgtttattaatattattttattaatgaaaataaccgTAAATTCTCAATATCTAAGCAGTACGGGTTCTCAATATCTAAGCAGTAAACAGATTAATTTGACAGAGAGTccattttatgttaatttttccTGGTCACCAATTATGTCTCAGTTGCAAAAAAGGGGACAAGACAGTAACGATACATTAAAAACCAAAATTAGGTCTTCCACTTAGAtcaataacattttaaacaaattacacCATGTATTATTTAATTCGCCATGACGATTgcccatttttcttttttatcacaGTGAATTTCTTAAATACACGTTTGAGAACTAAAGTCATTGATGTATACGTTTGTAATAGATACCCAACAAGCGCTTCAAAAACGGCATCATGGGAGCAGGTATGTGATGAAATTACATTTATAAGAGTAAGTTGTATTTAGATGGCATTTAACAATTAAATTCACATATAAAATActtctaatttctttgtattCATACAATAGGGTTGACAGTAGGATGATTTTTTAATGATGAAACCATCAATCTCCTAATAAAAGTGGATGCGATCAGCGACCAAAAATCGtctccactcaatgagtgccaaacacaacttcttggcactcaattcaagtagtcgcatttgcaaattcaaccttaaactcaatccatACGGTTGATTTTggtctgaatttgggattttattgaatattggactatatctaaaggactttaggtataattttctttaccaataattctaaaactgtcaaagcaaaattggccagttctttaataaaattttctacatgattgtgcgtccttttattaagGGGTCAATGGATGAAAcagatttttattgtttttaaaatttattttttttacaaacaaataatctcCTCTTGATAATCTTTGTTGTTAAATATCcattacctaattattattttaacattgacttaattttcttgaaattatcataaaaatcaatatagatattatgtatgagtaaataataactaattgtcAAGGCCTGTGGAGGACAGTCTTTATCGAATTATTATCGTAAATTTTTGTCCTGCTAGATTATCTATAGCTGCCCTAACTTAATAATAACGGATCTTAAAAAAGTGAATGATATAGCCATTTTGGACTTTAAAGGGCTACAAAATAAAGAGTCacttttgaattttgacttttcaGCCCTTCTTGTTATAAAGCTCGATGTTATTATGGTGATCTAGTGTAAGTTTTcaagctaataaaataaattcatccaGCTCATCTAAATTCCGTTTCATCTAAATTATTGGCTGTTACATCACTTCGTATTATTGCTACCTACGTATTTAGTGTTTTTGGTAAGCTGGTGCCTGCGTTACGGAAATTGTAATCAGGCGAGACGAACGGACgacgttgagagggagagctaCAGAAGCTTTACTACCGTCGCgttaacaaaaaattttttgtgatttacacacaatttttttgttaagattGCAACTTTTCAtagaaattttactaaaaaataaaataaaaactcatttaGAAAtgggataataatataattattgctTGGCATACAAAACTGTGTTCGTTCAgtgttttcttctatttttcGAAATACGTAATgctatatttttctatattgcACTATTCCAATTgtttggaaataaataatagaaaatcgatgaaaaattaaatgttctGTGTGAAAATTTTTAAGCAAAATCGTAGGCCGctttctaaattaaaaacttcATTTGCCGTTGTTGGGCCAAATTAAAGCCTTGATAACTTACACTAAATACTCAGCATACGTTAAAAAAGTTCCCACTGTTTCctacgtatttttttacaatctaaGCATGGCGGAGACTTTTAATTTGCATATGTAGCAAAGCCACGACACCTATAGCTTGGTAAGTTCATTGATGGCACttctatgatatg
This genomic stretch from Bicyclus anynana chromosome 14, ilBicAnyn1.1, whole genome shotgun sequence harbors:
- the LOC112048543 gene encoding 28S ribosomal protein S18a, mitochondrial; this encodes MSFLTRANCLAKNVILSTFVRSISTTKHLQLKELHERKEGSTLIVEGVTVPSPHTELLIRAEKIKDLAPVEKTEHTCYMCALDLDVKHTDVLILSQFVRTDGCMLPRRITGLCRRQQKKVGKMVSMAQKAGLMINLTPSYCKKDPRQRYAYKKFNTYFDENTIFMKKIPKPVDKFKR